The region TCTTCCTAAAACACTTAATATTTTCCCAAATATTTtcctaaatattttagatattattttttttttttaacgctaTTCCTCCCAGCAGAGTTTTTAGGCTGCTGGTATACTAAGTCTGTAACAGTAGTACATTACTCATAATAAGTAGTGTACCAGTGtagatgtattcattgatggaggcttcaaagcatttttgtatctctctcgttattatttatttatttatttatttatttatttattatgtttaatgAAATTTTTCAACAGCCTTCCACATCAGTCTGACCaagatttgattattttaatgatcaagattaaataaaatatatatattttaatctaatttaaattatttgagGTCTGGCTTGGTGTGCATGGGTTggtaaaatatttcaatttcaatttatatatttagataatCTTTAATTATCTAAATCTAATATATTTGATTggatgttaaataaaatctctttatttcatcatatttgttatagtcatttttattttcgaTATTTAACCAGATTGTATGAAAGCACTGAAGTTATTACACacaacattgtttttgtttaaagtatagtatagtatgttTAGTATAACCTTGTCACAGGGTTTATATCACTTCTAGCTCACAGATTCATTGGTTTTTATTTACTGCAACATTCATTTACTACAACATCcaattactgtatttatttatgctcaTGTTTAGTGGCTTTTAATGCTCTTGAATATGACATAGAATCATAagttttttgtactttattcttatttgaacaAAACTCTGAAGTGctacagaatatttatttttctgtgtaactctgttcaaaacaaaagaattaacAATATTGTGATATTGAGCTGTTCTCTTAGGCACAGATGGCTGCCAGTTGTTTGTTGTTCTCCTTCATCTGATTGATGAGTTTTGGCAGGTCATTGCCAAAGAGGAGCTCAGTTCCTGTGATCTGCTCTATGGCCTTcatcacatcctccatcaccttcatcacagGCTCTTGGAGGATGGATCTGCGAGTCTGATGTTCAGCTACACTGACCCTCCCACTCAGGACACCCAGAAGATTGACAgctcctctcactttctcctgGAACTGACCTACAGACTGTTTCTGCTCCTTCACTTTCTCAATTCCTTCATGTATCTGCTTCAGCTGGTCATCTTTCTGACTGATGTCACGTTCGGTCTGGGAAATCTTAGACATGTAGTGAGATACTTTAAGTTCATATTTTCTCACTTCATTCTCAGACATTCTCACCTCCTCTTGAGCCACTTGGACAGCTTTATTTGCTTGATCCAGTTCAACTGCACCAACAATAATCATGGTAGGACCTGAACAGTGAAGAAACAAACTATAGAGTCAGAACAGACTCTCACATGAAGGTTATGATGATGAAACAGTTCagatgtcattatttttatctgtatgCTGTAAAACTTACCTGCAATCCATCCAATGATAGGTATAAATAACACTCCTGCCCCAACACCTGTGACAATTTCAGCATCACGTTTCCTTTTCTGCTGatcctgaagtgtgtgtattgctgAATCCAGATTTCTCCTGGTCTGCTCCAGAGCTCCCTGAGATTCTCTGAGTAATTTTTCATTTGATTCCTTCTTTTCTCTAAAGTTGTCTAAGGTTAGTTTTGTGTTATTCATCTCCTGCTCGAGTTTCCCCTCCTCTTGTATCAGTCTCTCTAAGTTTTCATCCAGACTCTTTAACCCTGAACTGGCTTCCTGTTCTGACTGCTTCAGGAGCTGATGAGCCTGTACTATCTGCTGTCTGATGTAGTCGTAGTTGGAGCATTTCCCAGTTACAGGATCTACATCTGCCTCAATAAGAGAATTATAGACTTCATTCAGGGAGGAGATCCCACCTTTCAGTGGAATGAGAACAGCTTCAGCTGTGTTCTTCAGCACAACTCTGTagagacaaacaaaacatttcaacacaGAAAAGTCTTaaagaattgaaatgaattaatttttgttttggttgaatAATTTTATGCAATTCTATTTAAAAGATCATTAATTgttataaatcatttctgtgAATTCTGGAATTCAACTCACTCGAATG is a window of Tachysurus vachellii isolate PV-2020 chromosome 3, HZAU_Pvac_v1, whole genome shotgun sequence DNA encoding:
- the LOC132842150 gene encoding uncharacterized protein LOC132842150, whose amino-acid sequence is MNQLSSFEVVLKNTAEAVLIPLKGGISSLNEVYNSLIEADVDPVTGKCSNYDYIRQQIVQAHQLLKQSEQEASSGLKSLDENLERLIQEEGKLEQEMNNTKLTLDNFREKKESNEKLLRESQGALEQTRRNLDSAIHTLQDQQKRKRDAEIVTGVGAGVLFIPIIGWIAGPTMIIVGAVELDQANKAVQVAQEEVRMSENEVRKYELKVSHYMSKISQTERDISQKDDQLKQIHEGIEKVKEQKQSVGQFQEKVRGAVNLLGVLSGRVSVAEHQTRRSILQEPVMKVMEDVMKAIEQITGTELLFGNDLPKLINQMKENNKQLAAICA